The Oscillospiraceae bacterium genome has a segment encoding these proteins:
- a CDS encoding aconitate hydratase, protein MGLTLAQKLIKSHLVEGEMIPGQEIGLKIDQTLTQDATGTMAYLEFEAMGVDRVKTERSVAYIDHNTLQTGFENADDHRYIQTVTKKHGIYFSRPGNGICHQVHLERFGIPGKTLIGSDSHTPTGGGIGMLAMGAGGMDVAVAMGGGTYYIPMPTMTRINLTGYLKPWVSAKDVILEVLRRMTVKGGVGKIIEYGGEGVKTLSVPERATITNMGAELGATTSIFPSDEITLAFLKAQDRADDWTEILPDPDAQYDEVINIDLCALEPMAACPHMPDKVKTTEEIGKIKVDQVAIGSCTNSSFVDMMKVAKILKGKTVCPTVSLCIAPGSKQVLNMLAMNGALGDMIGAGARILESACGPCIGMGQSPNSGGISLRTFNRNFEGRSGTKDAGIYLVSPEVAAASALTGYLTDPRDLGEAPTVEMPEHFTINDNMIEPPAGPEEAASIEVLRGPNIKPFPKTEPLPESITAKAVLKVGDNITTDHIMPAGAKILPYRSNIPHLSQFCFGVCDESFPERIKAEGKGIIIGGANYGQGSSREHAALVPLYLGVKAVITKSFARIHVANLVNAGILPFTFANEADYDRIDQMDQLELADIRTAMENNTPVVLKNLTKNEKYPLDASHLSARQRAMLLCGGLLDYTRESNK, encoded by the coding sequence ATGGGTCTTACACTTGCACAAAAATTGATCAAATCCCACCTGGTCGAGGGTGAAATGATCCCCGGACAGGAAATTGGGCTGAAAATTGACCAAACCCTTACGCAGGACGCAACCGGTACCATGGCGTACCTGGAATTCGAGGCTATGGGGGTCGATCGGGTCAAAACCGAGCGCTCCGTGGCGTACATCGACCACAACACCCTGCAAACCGGCTTTGAGAACGCCGACGACCACAGATACATTCAGACCGTGACGAAGAAGCATGGCATTTACTTCTCCCGCCCAGGCAACGGCATTTGCCACCAGGTGCATCTGGAGCGCTTTGGCATTCCGGGCAAAACCTTGATCGGCTCTGACAGCCACACCCCCACCGGCGGCGGTATCGGTATGCTGGCTATGGGCGCAGGTGGTATGGATGTGGCCGTAGCCATGGGCGGCGGCACCTACTATATCCCCATGCCCACCATGACCCGCATCAATCTGACCGGCTACTTAAAGCCCTGGGTCTCTGCCAAAGATGTGATCCTGGAAGTGCTGCGCCGTATGACCGTTAAAGGCGGCGTCGGCAAGATCATTGAGTACGGCGGCGAGGGCGTAAAGACCCTGTCCGTACCGGAGCGCGCCACCATCACCAACATGGGTGCGGAGCTGGGCGCTACCACCTCCATCTTCCCCTCTGACGAGATCACCCTGGCGTTTCTGAAAGCCCAGGACCGCGCAGACGACTGGACGGAGATTCTGCCGGATCCGGACGCGCAGTATGACGAAGTGATCAATATTGACCTGTGCGCACTGGAGCCCATGGCTGCCTGCCCGCACATGCCCGATAAAGTCAAGACCACCGAGGAGATCGGCAAGATCAAGGTGGATCAGGTAGCCATCGGCTCCTGCACCAACTCCTCTTTTGTGGATATGATGAAAGTTGCCAAGATCTTGAAAGGCAAAACCGTGTGCCCCACCGTTTCCCTTTGCATTGCCCCCGGCTCCAAGCAGGTTCTGAATATGCTGGCTATGAACGGCGCACTGGGTGATATGATCGGCGCCGGCGCCCGCATTCTGGAGTCTGCCTGCGGTCCGTGTATTGGTATGGGTCAATCCCCCAACAGCGGTGGCATCTCCCTGCGTACCTTTAACCGGAACTTTGAAGGCCGCAGCGGCACAAAGGACGCCGGTATCTACCTGGTATCTCCGGAAGTGGCGGCAGCCTCCGCCCTCACCGGTTATCTGACCGATCCCCGGGATCTGGGCGAGGCTCCCACGGTGGAAATGCCGGAGCACTTTACCATTAACGATAATATGATTGAGCCCCCGGCCGGTCCGGAGGAAGCCGCCAGCATAGAGGTGCTGCGCGGGCCCAACATCAAGCCCTTCCCCAAAACCGAACCGCTGCCGGAGAGCATTACCGCTAAGGCTGTGCTGAAAGTGGGCGACAATATCACCACTGACCACATTATGCCCGCAGGCGCCAAGATCCTGCCCTACCGTTCCAACATTCCGCACCTGAGTCAGTTCTGCTTCGGCGTGTGCGATGAGAGCTTCCCGGAGCGCATTAAAGCCGAGGGCAAAGGCATCATCATCGGCGGCGCCAACTATGGCCAAGGCTCCTCTCGTGAGCACGCGGCACTTGTACCCCTGTACCTGGGTGTTAAAGCGGTCATCACCAAGTCCTTCGCCCGTATCCATGTGGCAAACCTGGTCAACGCCGGTATTCTGCCTTTCACCTTTGCCAATGAGGCAGATTATGATCGCATTGACCAGATGGATCAGCTGGAACTGGCAGACATTCGCACCGCTATGGAGAACAACACCCCGGTGGTACTGAAGAACCTGACCAAGAATGAGAAATACCCCCTGGACGCCAGCCACCTGTCTGCCCGTCAGCGCGCCATGCTGCTGTGCGGCGGTCTGCTGGACTACACCAGAGAGAGCAATAAATAA
- a CDS encoding ATP-dependent Clp protease proteolytic subunit: protein MPHTNEDTEKEIENEEVQTEDLQPNLQTGSITVQKDGHFIHCLTVIGQIEGHYILPSQNKTTKYEHVIPQLVAIEESDDVEGLLIILNTVGGDVEAGLAIAELLSTMRTPTASLVLGGGHSIGVPLAVSCRRSFIVPSATMTVHPVRMNGLVLGVPQTLSYFEKMQDRIVRFIAHNAKISADDFRALMMKTGELVMDVGTVLDGAGAVDCGLIDQMGGLSDALAFLNRTIEEEHHAVDGH from the coding sequence ATGCCGCACACAAACGAGGATACAGAAAAGGAAATAGAGAACGAAGAAGTTCAGACGGAAGATCTGCAACCCAATTTGCAGACCGGCTCCATCACGGTACAGAAGGACGGCCATTTTATTCACTGCTTAACGGTGATCGGCCAGATCGAGGGCCACTATATTTTGCCCAGTCAAAATAAGACCACCAAGTACGAGCATGTAATCCCGCAGCTGGTGGCCATTGAGGAAAGCGACGATGTAGAGGGCCTGCTGATTATTCTCAACACCGTGGGCGGCGATGTGGAGGCAGGGCTGGCCATTGCAGAGCTGTTGTCCACCATGCGAACGCCCACCGCCTCTCTGGTGCTGGGTGGCGGCCACTCCATCGGCGTGCCCCTGGCGGTGTCTTGTCGGCGCAGTTTTATTGTGCCCAGCGCCACCATGACGGTGCACCCGGTGCGTATGAACGGCCTGGTACTGGGCGTGCCCCAGACCCTGTCTTATTTTGAGAAAATGCAGGATCGGATCGTGCGCTTTATTGCGCATAATGCCAAGATCAGCGCAGACGATTTCCGTGCCCTGATGATGAAGACCGGGGAACTGGTGATGGATGTAGGCACGGTGCTGGACGGTGCCGGTGCTGTGGACTGCGGGCTCATTGACCAAATGGGCGGTCTTAGTGACGCACTTGCGTTTCTCAACCGCACCATTGAGGAGGAGCACCATGCTGTGGACGGTCATTAG
- a CDS encoding DNA translocase FtsK yields MANVQKKNARGHRREEKKAAARGTAPAPKKRTKAEQARWEQMELEAQAAAAKRQENISRIVGVAIFALSVIFFFVAVIGGDGAWKVVHNVYLGLFGMLAAVLFPILAVAIILLYSYKENKAKKRAMEEGTAAQKSPVSPRELIAKGVESVIIVLLIAALIHIIENPTGLKFADSVKLGYTQAPYEFNGGFFGALIGWALLTFGKAPAIIVDLVLLVVDFMLLARLTVMQFLNGAAQPAKKAYEKAGDAIEVYRERRQANIDVPLDAHAPGEQEAEEPPAQKGKKKNTDAVDTDSIVKELNQKHSKKIAEKKQSAPEKAKSLDEIVDKATEEADPKKTDPSEVFTVTDAQMEAGVADYKLPPVSLLTPAQHKSVKDVSGELKSNAERLIDTLHSFNVDATITDISRGPTVTRYELKPAAGVRISKITNLSDDIALNLAATHVRIEAPIPGKAAVGIEVPNSVKSGVSMRELIDTPEFGKQRSMLSVGLGRDISGDAVYCDVAKMPHLLIAGTTGSGKSVCMNSIIVSILYRAKPDEVKLVLIDPKKVEFSKYSGIPHLLVPVVTDPRKAAGALGWAVSEMLKRYQTFSDTGVRDIEGYNKYVKKHEDMQPMPKIVICIDELSDLMMAAPKEIEDSICRLAQMARAAGMHLVIATQRPSVDVITGLIKANISSRIALTVSSQIDSRTILDASGAEKLLGYGDMLYAPIGSSKPIRVQGCYISDEEVESLCDFVKSQGESQYSDEIQKEIEAKAVQDKKSPFEGDESSEQLDPRFEEAVEIVLETGTASTSFLQRKLSVGYARGAKIMDQLEEKGIIGPQDGAKKREVRINKQQWLEMQNQGPAPKMNAETAEQMRFEEAESDEDQTDAE; encoded by the coding sequence ATGGCGAATGTACAAAAGAAGAATGCCCGGGGTCATCGCCGGGAAGAAAAGAAAGCTGCGGCCCGCGGGACTGCTCCGGCGCCAAAAAAGCGCACGAAGGCGGAACAGGCTCGTTGGGAGCAAATGGAGCTGGAAGCCCAAGCGGCTGCCGCCAAGCGTCAGGAGAACATCAGCCGTATTGTCGGCGTGGCAATTTTTGCCTTGTCGGTGATTTTTTTCTTCGTTGCGGTGATCGGCGGTGACGGCGCATGGAAAGTGGTACATAATGTGTACTTAGGGCTGTTTGGCATGTTGGCGGCCGTGTTGTTTCCCATACTGGCGGTGGCGATCATTCTCCTTTATTCTTACAAGGAGAACAAGGCCAAAAAACGCGCGATGGAAGAGGGGACAGCAGCACAAAAGTCCCCGGTGTCTCCCCGAGAGCTGATCGCCAAGGGCGTGGAGAGCGTAATTATCGTGCTGCTGATTGCGGCGTTGATCCATATTATTGAGAACCCTACCGGGTTGAAATTTGCAGACAGCGTGAAGTTGGGCTACACCCAGGCGCCTTATGAATTTAACGGCGGCTTTTTCGGTGCGCTTATCGGTTGGGCACTGCTGACCTTTGGCAAGGCACCGGCCATTATTGTGGATTTGGTGCTGCTGGTGGTGGACTTTATGCTGCTGGCGCGACTGACGGTGATGCAGTTCTTAAACGGCGCGGCACAACCCGCAAAGAAAGCCTATGAAAAGGCAGGGGATGCCATTGAGGTGTACCGGGAGCGCCGCCAGGCCAATATTGATGTGCCCCTGGACGCGCACGCCCCCGGCGAACAGGAGGCGGAGGAGCCGCCTGCGCAAAAAGGCAAAAAGAAGAATACGGACGCTGTGGATACAGACAGTATTGTAAAAGAACTGAACCAGAAGCACAGCAAAAAAATAGCAGAGAAAAAACAGTCTGCCCCGGAAAAGGCCAAGTCCTTGGATGAGATTGTGGACAAGGCCACCGAGGAGGCCGATCCGAAGAAAACGGATCCGTCGGAAGTCTTTACCGTCACGGATGCCCAAATGGAAGCGGGTGTGGCAGATTATAAGCTGCCGCCGGTATCCCTGCTGACCCCTGCCCAGCATAAGTCTGTAAAAGATGTGAGCGGGGAGCTGAAATCCAATGCAGAGCGGCTCATCGACACCCTCCATTCCTTTAATGTGGACGCTACGATTACGGACATTAGCCGCGGCCCCACCGTGACCCGGTATGAGCTGAAACCGGCTGCCGGTGTGCGTATTTCTAAAATCACCAATTTGTCCGACGATATTGCTCTGAATTTGGCGGCCACCCATGTGCGTATTGAGGCCCCCATTCCCGGCAAAGCGGCGGTGGGTATCGAGGTGCCCAATTCCGTAAAAAGCGGCGTATCTATGCGCGAGCTGATCGACACGCCGGAGTTTGGCAAGCAGCGGTCGATGCTGTCTGTGGGCCTTGGGCGGGATATTTCCGGCGATGCGGTGTACTGTGATGTGGCAAAGATGCCCCATCTGCTGATCGCCGGTACCACCGGTTCCGGTAAGTCCGTGTGTATGAACAGCATTATTGTGTCTATTTTGTATCGTGCCAAGCCGGATGAGGTGAAGTTGGTACTGATTGACCCTAAAAAAGTAGAGTTTAGCAAGTATTCCGGCATTCCCCATTTGTTGGTGCCGGTGGTGACCGATCCCCGCAAGGCGGCAGGTGCGCTAGGCTGGGCTGTGTCTGAGATGCTCAAGCGTTACCAGACCTTTAGTGACACCGGCGTACGGGATATTGAGGGCTATAACAAATATGTGAAGAAGCATGAGGATATGCAGCCCATGCCTAAGATCGTCATTTGCATTGATGAGTTATCCGACCTGATGATGGCGGCGCCTAAGGAGATCGAGGACTCTATCTGCCGTTTGGCACAGATGGCACGTGCAGCGGGTATGCACCTGGTGATCGCCACCCAGCGTCCCTCCGTAGATGTAATTACCGGTCTGATCAAGGCCAACATTTCGTCTCGAATTGCGCTGACCGTCAGCTCGCAGATTGACTCTCGTACCATTTTGGACGCCTCCGGCGCCGAGAAGCTGCTGGGCTACGGCGATATGCTGTATGCGCCCATTGGCTCCTCCAAGCCCATTCGTGTGCAGGGCTGCTATATCAGCGATGAAGAAGTGGAGTCCCTGTGCGATTTTGTAAAGAGCCAGGGCGAGAGCCAGTACAGCGACGAAATTCAAAAAGAGATTGAGGCCAAGGCCGTGCAGGATAAAAAAAGTCCCTTTGAGGGCGACGAGAGTTCGGAACAGCTGGATCCCCGCTTTGAGGAAGCGGTGGAGATCGTGCTGGAGACCGGCACCGCGTCCACCTCTTTTTTGCAGCGCAAGTTGTCCGTAGGGTATGCCCGCGGGGCAAAAATTATGGACCAGCTGGAAGAGAAGGGGATCATCGGTCCCCAGGACGGCGCTAAAAAGCGTGAAGTGCGGATCAACAAACAGCAGTGGCTGGAAATGCAGAACCAAGGCCCGGCACCGAAAATGAATGCAGAGACCGCTGAGCAAATGCGCTTTGAGGAAGCGGAGTCAGATGAGGACCAAACCGATGCAGAATGA
- a CDS encoding YgiQ family radical SAM protein, producing MQNDFLPITPAEMRERGWKQPDFVYVTGDAYVDHPSFGAAIITRLLESQGFKVVVLSQPDWHSVRDFQKFGRPKYAFLITAGNIDSMVAHYTAAKKLRHDDAYTAGGKHGKRPDRAVNVYTRLAKEAYSDCPVILGGLEASLRRFAHYDYWDDAIRPSALVDSGADLLIYGMGEKQITEIARRLRAGEPLGSMHDIRGTMYAVPTKDTPFGGVECPSFENVCASKKEYARSCRLEQDEQDHVRGKLLKQRHGKVMVVQNPPMEPLTTSELDRVYSLPYMRAYHPSYEKLGGVPGIEEVRFSITHNRGCFGACNFCSIAFHQGRYVTSRSKKSLLIEAQKITQMPDFKGYIHDVGGPTANFRHPSCALQEQHGLCKGKKCLAPKPCPNLQADHREYLDILRALRQVDGVKKVFIRSGIRYDYLLCDPDDSFFRELVQHHVSGQLKVAPEHCSAAVLDKMGKPHIEAYIEFSRRYFTYTGQIQKEQYLVPYLMSSHPGSRLDDAIELACFLKKNHIRPEQVQDFYPTPGTISTCMFYTEVDPYTMESVYVAKNAHDKALQRALLQYYNPKNYALCSEALRRAHRTDLIGNGPKCLIPATPPGGRPDDRSGGKAKGSVRGYGKPVGGNNRFDGKSTKRKPYGNRSGKRK from the coding sequence ATGCAGAATGATTTTTTACCCATTACTCCGGCAGAAATGCGCGAGCGAGGGTGGAAACAACCGGATTTTGTGTATGTGACGGGTGACGCCTATGTGGATCACCCGTCCTTTGGTGCTGCCATCATTACCCGCTTGCTGGAGAGCCAGGGGTTCAAGGTGGTGGTGCTCAGCCAGCCGGACTGGCACAGCGTGCGGGACTTTCAGAAATTCGGACGGCCCAAGTATGCTTTTTTGATCACTGCCGGGAATATTGACTCTATGGTGGCCCACTATACCGCCGCTAAGAAGCTGCGCCACGACGACGCATATACTGCCGGTGGCAAGCACGGCAAGCGCCCGGATCGGGCGGTGAATGTGTATACCCGCCTGGCAAAAGAGGCCTACTCGGACTGTCCGGTGATTTTAGGCGGGCTGGAGGCGTCCCTGCGCCGCTTTGCGCATTACGATTATTGGGACGATGCCATTCGACCCTCTGCGCTGGTGGACTCCGGTGCTGATCTGCTGATCTACGGTATGGGAGAGAAGCAGATAACGGAGATCGCCCGCCGCCTGCGAGCGGGTGAGCCGCTGGGCAGTATGCACGATATTCGGGGCACCATGTATGCGGTGCCCACTAAAGACACACCCTTTGGTGGGGTAGAGTGTCCCTCCTTTGAGAATGTGTGTGCCTCTAAAAAGGAATATGCCCGCTCTTGCCGACTGGAGCAGGACGAGCAGGATCATGTGCGGGGCAAGCTGCTCAAGCAGCGCCACGGCAAGGTGATGGTGGTGCAAAATCCGCCTATGGAGCCGCTGACCACCTCGGAGCTGGACCGGGTGTACAGCCTGCCGTATATGCGGGCGTACCATCCCAGTTATGAAAAACTGGGCGGTGTGCCGGGCATTGAAGAAGTGCGCTTTTCCATTACCCACAATCGGGGATGTTTCGGCGCTTGCAATTTCTGTTCCATTGCATTCCATCAAGGGCGTTATGTGACCTCTCGCAGCAAAAAAAGTCTGCTGATTGAAGCGCAAAAGATTACCCAAATGCCGGACTTCAAGGGCTATATTCATGATGTGGGCGGCCCCACCGCCAACTTCCGCCACCCCAGCTGCGCCTTGCAGGAGCAGCACGGCCTGTGCAAGGGCAAAAAATGCTTGGCGCCGAAACCATGCCCCAATTTGCAGGCGGACCACCGGGAATATTTGGACATTCTTCGGGCGCTGCGGCAGGTGGATGGAGTCAAGAAAGTGTTTATCCGCAGCGGTATTCGCTATGATTATCTGCTTTGTGACCCGGACGACAGCTTCTTCCGGGAGTTGGTGCAGCACCATGTGAGCGGCCAGCTGAAAGTGGCACCGGAGCACTGCTCCGCTGCGGTGCTGGACAAAATGGGCAAGCCCCATATTGAAGCGTATATTGAGTTTTCCCGCCGGTATTTTACCTACACCGGCCAAATCCAAAAGGAGCAGTACCTGGTGCCGTATCTGATGAGCTCGCACCCCGGCTCCCGGTTGGACGATGCCATTGAACTGGCGTGTTTCTTAAAGAAAAATCACATTCGCCCGGAGCAGGTGCAGGACTTTTATCCCACCCCGGGTACCATCTCCACCTGTATGTTCTATACGGAGGTGGATCCGTACACCATGGAATCGGTCTATGTGGCCAAGAACGCCCACGACAAGGCACTTCAGCGGGCACTGCTTCAGTATTATAATCCTAAGAACTACGCCCTTTGTTCTGAGGCACTGCGTCGAGCCCATCGTACTGATCTGATCGGCAATGGCCCTAAGTGTTTGATCCCGGCAACACCGCCCGGCGGACGACCGGATGACCGTTCCGGTGGTAAAGCAAAGGGGAGCGTGCGCGGCTACGGAAAGCCGGTTGGCGGAAACAATCGCTTTGACGGAAAGTCCACCAAGCGTAAACCCTATGGCAACCGATCCGGGAAAAGGAAATAG
- a CDS encoding DUF1292 domain-containing protein: MSDNKELYEPDLISVTDDDGNEIVFELLERYETDDDVYVAITEYHDEAEEIVEADNEVIILKVLEENGEEYLAEIEDEMEFEQVSDILMAMVEKKYDVEYFEPEQ; this comes from the coding sequence ATGAGCGATAACAAAGAACTGTACGAACCGGACCTGATCTCCGTGACCGACGACGACGGCAACGAGATTGTATTTGAACTGCTGGAGCGATACGAGACGGACGACGATGTGTATGTGGCCATCACCGAGTACCACGATGAGGCGGAAGAAATCGTAGAGGCAGACAACGAGGTCATTATTCTGAAAGTGCTGGAGGAAAACGGCGAGGAATATCTGGCCGAGATCGAGGACGAGATGGAATTTGAGCAGGTCTCCGATATTCTGATGGCTATGGTAGAAAAGAAATATGATGTAGAATATTTTGAGCCGGAGCAGTAA